A section of the Dictyoglomus sp. genome encodes:
- the argC gene encoding N-acetyl-gamma-glutamyl-phosphate reductase, which yields MKVKVSVLGSTGYTGVELVRILKSHPKVDIIFLTSQSYVGKPFSEVYPHFYGLLDHICEEEKTEEIVEKSDCIFTALPHGHAMNIAKEAFEKDKVIIDLGADFRIKDPQIYEEWYKIEHTAKELLPYAVYGLPEVYRDKIKKSKIIANPGCYPTSIVLALYPLLKENLIEEENIIIDSKSGVSGAGRSLSLNTHFCEVNENIKAYNILNHRHVPEIEQELSNIAKKEIKISFTPHLIPINRGILSTIYGKLKKKASYEEILEIYKSFYKNERFIRILPKEILPNTKNVLGTNFCDIGFAIDKRTDRIIIVSVIDNLIKGASGQAVQNMNIIFGFEEDEGLKNVSFYP from the coding sequence ATGAAAGTAAAAGTAAGTGTATTAGGATCAACAGGATATACTGGAGTAGAACTTGTTAGGATTTTAAAGTCTCATCCTAAGGTGGATATTATATTCTTGACTTCTCAAAGTTATGTTGGGAAGCCCTTTTCAGAGGTTTATCCTCATTTTTACGGATTATTAGATCACATTTGTGAAGAAGAAAAAACAGAAGAAATAGTAGAGAAATCTGATTGTATATTCACAGCTCTTCCCCATGGACATGCTATGAATATTGCAAAAGAGGCATTTGAAAAAGATAAAGTTATAATAGACTTAGGAGCGGATTTTAGAATAAAAGATCCCCAAATATATGAAGAATGGTATAAAATAGAACATACAGCAAAAGAATTATTACCTTATGCAGTTTATGGTCTCCCTGAAGTTTATAGAGATAAGATTAAAAAATCAAAAATTATTGCAAATCCTGGATGTTATCCTACAAGTATTGTTTTAGCTCTTTATCCTTTGCTAAAAGAAAACCTAATAGAAGAAGAAAATATAATCATAGACTCAAAATCTGGCGTATCTGGAGCAGGAAGATCTCTTTCCTTAAATACCCATTTCTGTGAAGTTAACGAAAATATAAAAGCCTATAATATTCTAAATCACCGCCATGTTCCTGAGATAGAACAAGAATTAAGTAATATTGCAAAAAAGGAGATAAAAATTTCTTTTACCCCCCATCTTATTCCAATTAATCGAGGAATCCTAAGTACTATTTATGGCAAATTAAAAAAGAAAGCTTCATATGAAGAGATTCTAGAGATATACAAAAGCTTTTACAAAAATGAAAGATTTATAAGAATTCTACCTAAAGAAATATTACCTAACACGAAAAATGTTTTAGGCACTAATTTTTGTGATATAGGTTTTGCAATAGACAAAAGAACAGATAGAATAATTATTGTTTCTGTTATAGATAATCTAATAAAAGGAGC